The segment CCCCAAATTTCCCCTCCAGCCCCAGCCCTAGGTTGGCTAACCTAATCATTTTTCTCCTTAAATGAATCTTCTAACGTATTGAATTCAGACATCGCTGGAAATTTGTGCTTGACTTTATAGTGTAATTTGGCCTCCTAAATAATAACTATGAAAACCCttgcttaaaaaaaatgagactGATTTGACAGAAAGGGTCAAATTATATTTATGAGGAAGTTTATTATGACCTGTGATTGTTAAGGatattgttttcttgtgtcaATATTATCCTCTCTTTTGTTTTATCATAACTCATATGAAATGCATGATCTTGTGCTCACTTTGCAGTCCTCTGTCACttgcttgttgtgatttgaacACTATTAACAGCtttatttaattcatacatGCAAGTAGGCCCCTACCCACTGTATCTTTTTATTCACTcttatgtatttttttcccttgtttTTCCTCATTTCATCTACAGAAGAGGAGCGCCCAAAACCCAagtatgttctttttttggtttggttttgttgctgcagtttttttttcagtcacatAAAGTATATAGTATTACCTTTGTCATGACTTcataaaaatgatgttatccCATGCCTACTTTCTGTCCCCAGACCCATGGTGCCTCAACTTGCCGCTCCAAAGATTCCTGAGGGTGAGAGGGTGGACTTTGATGTAAGTTacaacatttgtttcttttcttttttaacttttcaccATTTATCCATACCTTGATTTATCTCAAAAACGAGGATTTTGGTGGTTGGTGTTGTAGCCTGAGAAAATGCccaatttgtctgttttttattgttatttcaatAACAGGAAGTACAACATAATGTCCAATCTCAAATAAGGTGTTCCACAGGGAAATTTACTTTTCAATGAACTTTTGTTCACAACAAGACAATATCTGCAAAAATGCAGCTGGTATAAAATGGCTAGATTTTATTAACTTAGGATACCTTTGACAAAAAAAGGTCTTATGACATTCGTAAATATTGCTAAGTACTCCTGTTCAAGAATCCAACTAAGCTATAATGACACCAAAATATGTATGTTGGATTTGTATGCCAAATGTACACAAAACAGCAATTATATGTCGCAGTAATTTTTAGTATTGTTAGAAATGTCCATAAATGGACAATACTCTTTTCCTAATAATAACATGATAGCAGATTCTGATCTTTTACTGCACTGATTTtgttgggggaaaaaaacgtGACTAAAATGTTTTACATGGCAGTGATTTAAGATATAGACATCATATAACAGTTATCACCTTTCAAATGTGTCAAAAAAGGATTAACATTACGTTTAACTCCTTTACACATGTTTGAACTGTTCCACACAGATCTACAAAGATTCTGAGGGATGTATCAGTGGTTAATACACATCACCTTGTGCCATCAGGACATCCACAGGAAGCGTATGGAGAAAGACTTACTGGAGCTGCACACCCTGATTGATGTCCATTTtgagcagaggaagaaggatgaggaggaacTTATCGGCCTCAAGGACCGTATTGTAAGTTGGCATAGAGACATTATAAGCTACTACACATCTCAACCAAGTGATAGTGAACCCTTTGAAATTTAAGTTTAATTAGGGCTAATAGACACATTGCTAGTGATCAAATTTAGctgatttttattcattttttagaatgaaaacagaggtacaaaaaaataattgctCTAATACAGAGCCATGCTTTTGGAATACATGCATTATGCAGTTTGGCCTTGTCTTGCTATACTTTGAGAGCTCCTCCCTGATAAAATCATTGTCTGGAttgcagcatatgttgctctaaAACCTGTTTATTTTGTTCATCATTAATGGTGCCCTCCCAGATGTGTAATCTACCCATGCTATGGGCACTTATGCTTTGCCATAGAATCAGGGATGCTAGCTTTTGAACTCTGCACAGATAACAAGCTGGGTGGCAAAGaaccatgatttccaaaaagaatgtcaaatttgtaTAAATCAGATCACAGAAAAGTTTTCCACTCACCTTGGTCCATATTAAATAGCCATGCCCAGAAAAGTCCCTAgtatttctggatcatgtttatatatggtttcgtCTTTCCATGGTACGTTGATAACttttgcatttgtggatgcagcaacaaattgtgttcacagacaatggtttaTGGAAAtaattttgagcccatgcagtgacatccactacagagttatgtatgtatttaatgcaatgtatttaatgtattaACTGCCTGAAGTAATGGTGAATACCTTTTCTAAAATTGCTGGTACGTTTGTATGAAAAAGAGGATGTTACAAAATGATACCATACTTCTTTGCTGTCTTTCATTTAGTGACTCTTTAGTttcatttctcttctcttcttttctttgtcaaAATGTCCTTTGATGTTTTAAGTCTTGCTTGACGatatttccttccttccttccttctttccgcTAGGAGCGTCGCCGGTCAGAGCGGGCTGAGATCCAGCGAGTTAgaacagagaaggagaaggacaGACAGAACAGGATCGCGGTAACACAAATCCCATATTGTGTTAATTTTATGGCTAAATGTCCTATAATACAATAGTTTTCTCAGCTATTTGAAACCATGTTTGTCTTCTTAAATTATCAAAATCAATTCACAAAGTCTTCTTGCTTCTTTACCGTTCCACTTCTTCCTCTGTCAGGAGGAACGCcacagaaaagaggaagaggaggccaaGAAGAAGGCTGATGATGACGCCAAAAAGAAGAAAGTGCTGTCCGGCATGGGAGCAAACTTTGGGGGCTTTTTGGCAAAGGTCAGACGGCTGCTATTATTCTACTATagcaacttttattttttgtagttCAGACGTCAATGGCAATTAAAATGTGGAGGAGACTGAATTGTTTGTGTTCTTTCTCAGGCTGAGTCAAGGAAGGGGAAGCGTCTGACAGGCAAAGAGATCAAGCGGAAGACTCTGACTGAGAGACGAAAGCCTTTAGACACTGATAGCATGAGAGAGGATGCGCTTAAGTGAGTCTCCTTTTGTATCTAATTTTGCAAaaccgttttttttttagtttatttttgggcttttatgcctttgttTAGAGGATAAGACAGTGGATGGAACAGGAAACTATGAGGGATAAGACAATAACATGCAGTAAAGGGCTGCAGATTGGACCACCTGCATTAAGCTtatgtacatggggtgcacaacttcaccactaggccaaactggcacatttttaacattcccattaaataaaaaagaatattgACCTTGTTTAACACATACAATGGCTTCCAACATTGCTTTTATGCCAGTATCTGACTCGGAAATAAATAGTTGTTTTGGAGGAATTGCTGGTgatattttagtgtttgttatgAAGCCTCACACAAGATATTATCAACTTGTCTGCACAAGATGAGACATATTGGTAGCAGTGGTGTTTGTTCTTCCTTTCTATGTGTGATGAGCCAGGCATATATTTTCACTAAAGAAATGCTTAAGCTCAAAGAGAAATAATTTAGCTAAATGGGGGATGTTGTTGTTACACCCCGGGGACCAATGTTGAAGTAGCTAGAATAGCATGATGTGTTGAGCTCCAGTTCCGAAGCAAATCCATATAAACACAAgagtgtttgatttaaaatcTGGAGGTTCTCTCAAGCTATCACATGGATGAATAACACCTTCACCAAGAGAAAAACAACTTGATTTAAATAATTTCCGATGAGCTTATTACAACACAACATGAGGCGCACTCCTCACTCTGCCCGGCAGAGGGTGCTTAATATGTTACCTACAAAATACCAGTCTCATTGTAACGCTTTTAAACATGCATTATGAACAATGTTTCCACAAttaagagagtcagagttgcaaaTGTTTTGTGGGAGAGaattccagagagttggggcagggttagggttaggctctGTTCCCCAAGGTGTATTGGAAAGGGTTACAACATGTGTGCACAAGATGGCGTTCttgtgcacaaaaaaaaattactccTGAAACTAAGTAACCATTACTTTTCGAACAAAATAAGAATTACCAAAGGAGAATTCCGGGGGTTTATAGTTCAACACAGTAAAAGGTTCCTCATCTTTTTTGTTCTATGTTTTCAAGGCAACGAGCCCAAGACATGTGGAACAAGATCTACGAGCTGGAATCTGAGAAATTTGACTACATTGAGCACATGAAGCACCAGAAATATGAGGTACTACTGTGTTTTCAAACAGAAATGCTAAGTAAATGAGGCAGTAGAAGGACCTGGGATTTAACTATCTGCCCTGCCAGGAAACTGgtctcttgattttttttctttcttctttaactTTGCAAGAACAAACATGCGTGttccttttaaaatgtttgagatATTTGTCTTTGATAAAATTTACATGATTGTTTTCACTTTTACCAACGACCTCTAAAGTCTGTTTTGTATCTTCCGTACCCTTCAGATCATCGTGCTGCTGAACAGAATCCAACATGCTCAGAAATTGTAAGTAgctacatttaaagaaaatctgAAATGCTCGTAGTCTTCAATCTTTCTTTTCAGTCTCTGTtacatcctttcttttcttttcacccTTTCTGCAGTAAAAAAGTCCACGGTAAAGGAAAGGTTGGTGGTCGCTGGAAGTAAAgagaaaaagttgaaaaagaaaaaaagaaagagttggGACGGTGGAAGCACACATTTTCTCTTCAGGGTCTACTTGTGTCAGAGTTTCTCTGTAGGCCTGTTCTGCGTGTGCGAGGAATATTCATGTTTCTTGATAAAATACAgtatattgattaaaaaaaattaaagcctcagtgttgagttttttttaatcaggatTTTGAATACAAATTAGGATCAAATAAATCCGGATCGGTTCTTACTCAAATATGTGGATCACAGAACCAAGACTGATATTTGGTCTGTTTGCTTTGGTTCTGACAATACTCTACATGTAAACACAGTGGCGTagtcaggctgtttgaggggcaggggcgaaAACCCCCAAAAAGGCACCCTCCTTTCAAACACCTGGTACTCACAGTTCAGGGTGAATTGAAATGTATTGAGGCGGCGTTAAAAAGGAGGGGGTCCGGGGTTCCTTCTGAGCAACTTACACTTCCCTTCCAATTCCCTGCcttctggtgaatatttatgtgacaatttgtgctggaaattgaattatgaaaaaggaaaacactaaGCAATTGATTTACTTCTGTATTACTGATTATACTATATAATTaacactttttctacattttctacattttaagggcatccagagggcatttttttttatataggtggggcatctagagggcactttttcatgcatttttctctgaaagggcaccagaaggcaatttttaatgttttatctactacagtggaatccaagagggcactatAGCGAGTTTTCTTTCAGAGATGATGGTACTTGGGGGGGGGGCGGTTGCCCACACTTTATCAGTTGTATGTATAGAAAAAATATTTGGCCTGTCTCTTTTATTCATGCATTAGGGATGTATGTACATAATGGTTTTTGCAAGAATTACACATGAAATAGTGTTAGTGAgtctaaaacaaaacaaaaccaaaaagtCAATTATGGAAAACATAGTTACAGTTATGTCTCATTGAAAACAAGTCTTCCTCTAGGTTGGGATATACTTTTGGACCAAGTTCAGAAGTCTTTTGAAAGATTTTTTGTCAGGATGAGGGGGAGTGGGACACAAGTGCGACCACAGGGTTTCTTAGTTATTCCAAAAGGAAGAACACTAAAATTGAAGCGATCTAATGGCGAGGggaaaatcaaaataaagaaggcTTTTACAAAGAGACTCCAAAAACCTAAACAAAGTTTAACAATGATAAGAGAAACTAAACCCCCGCTGCAGAGCAACTGAGAGGACACCAAAAgctgcatttcgaccaagagttccggggtcttttagcccccagaactactttccccaggactaaaaggttcctgtgcccgcATTTTTGTCTGAGCTTCGACCgtggctgaagtcccgggtagattgtgcaaatcagaccagtgacatatggagaaaaaataaaagtaaatgcaccacaccaccagaccattagagggcagtaaaacaaagacgaatgccattcatcacagatgacaccatagaagaaaacggacaggcaggtatcattataaTCAACaaaacagttagcctgttagcaaggaagagactcagcttgcGCTGTTTTATATCGTGCTATATTTCCTTGCAGATGGattaagcgcgagtagcaaatacgtttcaacacggctttaaaatcgtttttaacttaaaaagccgtggcagaaatcggccagtgttttggtttaaacagcgaccctgttaactgtaGACACTCAgacagatgcatccctcataaacgtctttagacgatcattaaatatctgatgaggatattttgacattttaataaaaaacgaactagtttgcattcccaggaattCCCTCTgtatttcaacagctgtgtaaactccacaaacactgttacgttcagctgaagcTCTCCGATTACatggtcacttttaaaaccgtaacacttGGAGAGACATATaaacggtgggctgagagaagactactgttacaagctgctaaatcaagtgaatcacagcttcttcttagtacacacacatacaaaaaaagatagaacaaataaaaacaaattaaagaaagagaaatcaagtgaatcgcAGATGTGTGTGAAGTTATTGTGGACGGTAGGCAGAATAAAatactgcagttaatctaccaatcagacatgttcagcattgcaggccctgccccccgaaagtcccgggagctttgaaaagtactaccccctagcaggggctcaTTTGAAAGAACAGTGATACCATATTGACCTGTTTGTAGTCATGCACAGATGTTTATGGTTGAATAGCAGTGTCACTGTTGTGCTGCATAACACCCACCACAAAGAGTGTGGTCATTAGGTTCGCATCATCAAGAGGTGGATTCAAGTTTTATCAGCTTTCATCTCACCTGTAACATG is part of the Notolabrus celidotus isolate fNotCel1 chromosome 20, fNotCel1.pri, whole genome shotgun sequence genome and harbors:
- the tnnt1 gene encoding troponin T, slow skeletal muscle isoform X2 — encoded protein: MTVLSNDQEAQEEEEERPKPKPMVPQLAAPKIPEGERVDFDDIHRKRMEKDLLELHTLIDVHFEQRKKDEEELIGLKDRIERRRSERAEIQRVRTEKEKDRQNRIAEERHRKEEEEAKKKADDDAKKKKVLSGMGANFGGFLAKAESRKGKRLTGKEIKRKTLTERRKPLDTDSMREDALKQRAQDMWNKIYELESEKFDYIEHMKHQKYEIIVLLNRIQHAQKFKKVHGKGKVGGRWK
- the tnnt1 gene encoding troponin T, slow skeletal muscle isoform X4; this translates as MIKKPRRKKRSAQNPNPWCLNLPLQRFLRDIHRKRMEKDLLELHTLIDVHFEQRKKDEEELIGLKDRIERRRSERAEIQRVRTEKEKDRQNRIAEERHRKEEEEAKKKADDDAKKKKVLSGMGANFGGFLAKAESRKGKRLTGKEIKRKTLTERRKPLDTDSMREDALKQRAQDMWNKIYELESEKFDYIEHMKHQKYEIIVLLNRIQHAQKFKKVHGKGKVGGRWK
- the tnnt1 gene encoding troponin T, slow skeletal muscle isoform X1, encoding MSDIEEEYDEQAEEEQEEEQQEEEEPEPAEEDGGGQQEYQDQEAQEEEEERPKPKPMVPQLAAPKIPEGERVDFDDIHRKRMEKDLLELHTLIDVHFEQRKKDEEELIGLKDRIERRRSERAEIQRVRTEKEKDRQNRIAEERHRKEEEEAKKKADDDAKKKKVLSGMGANFGGFLAKAESRKGKRLTGKEIKRKTLTERRKPLDTDSMREDALKQRAQDMWNKIYELESEKFDYIEHMKHQKYEIIVLLNRIQHAQKFKKVHGKGKVGGRWK
- the tnnt1 gene encoding troponin T, slow skeletal muscle isoform X3, encoding MEEDSKSTKIKKPRRKKRSAQNPNPWCLNLPLQRFLRDIHRKRMEKDLLELHTLIDVHFEQRKKDEEELIGLKDRIERRRSERAEIQRVRTEKEKDRQNRIAEERHRKEEEEAKKKADDDAKKKKVLSGMGANFGGFLAKAESRKGKRLTGKEIKRKTLTERRKPLDTDSMREDALKQRAQDMWNKIYELESEKFDYIEHMKHQKYEIIVLLNRIQHAQKFKKVHGKGKVGGRWK